The DNA region TTCCGGATGAACATGGACTACTTCAACTACTGCGAAGGGCTGACCATGACGAACGACAAGTTCGCGCAGCTCTTCGGCGGACCCCCCCGGGAATCGGAAAAAGGCAAGATCACCCAGCGCGAGATGGACCTGGCCCGCAGCGTGCAGGTCGTGACCGAGGAGATCATGCTCAAGATCTCCCGGCACGTGCAAAAAGTCACGGGCATGAAAAATCTCTGCCTCGCCGGAGGCGTCGCCCTCAACTGCGTGGGCAACGGCGAGATCCTCCGCGACGGGCATTTCGACCAGATTTTCATTCAACCGGCGGCCGGTGACGCGGGCGGAGCGCTCGGTGCGGCCCTCTTCGTCTGGTACCAGCTCCTCGGAAACAAGCGCGAGAGCGACAACCGCCGCGACAAACAGTCGGCCAGCCTGCTCGGCCCCCGATTCACTGACGGCGAGATCAAGAAGTACCTCGATTCCATCGGCGCCAAGTATCACCACTACACCGACGAGAAGGCGTTGATCGACAAAGTGGCCGAACTGATGGCGCAGGAAAAAGTCATTGGCCTTTTCCAGGGGCGCATGGAATTCGGCCCGCGCGCGCTGGGCTGCCGCAGCATCGTCGGCGACGCCCGCTCGACGAAGATGCAGTCGATCATGAACCTCAAGATCAAGTTCCGCGAGAGCTTCCGCCCCTTCGCCCCCTGCGTGCTCCGTGAGGATGTCCACGAGTACTTTGAGATGCGACCGAATGAGGACAGTCCCTACATGCTCCTCGTCGCCCCCGTCCGCGAGGACAAGCGCACCCCGCACAAGGACAACGGTCTCTTCGGCATCGACAAGCTCCACCAGATTCGTTCGGTGGTCCCGGCCATCACCCACGTGGACTATTCCGCCCGCGTGCAGACGGTGGACGAAGAGCGGCACGGGCGGCTTTACCACATCATGAAGCGGTTCAAGGACAAGACCGGCTGCCCCGTAATTATCAACACCAGCTTCAATGT from Phycisphaerae bacterium includes:
- a CDS encoding carbamoyltransferase — its product is MNILGISAFYHDSAACLVQDGRIVGAAQEERFTRKKHDYRFPVNAVEYCLKEGGITPDQLDHVAFYDKPLLKFERLLETYLAYAPRGFASFREAMPLWIKQKLHLPREMDKALKGTYKGRYIFTEHHESHAASAFFPSPFEEAAIITLDGVGEWATASFGSGRGNKIELTHELHFPHSLGMLYSAFTYFTGFKVNSGEYKLMGLAPYGEPKYVDLIRKHLVHIKDDGSFRMNMDYFNYCEGLTMTNDKFAQLFGGPPRESEKGKITQREMDLARSVQVVTEEIMLKISRHVQKVTGMKNLCLAGGVALNCVGNGEILRDGHFDQIFIQPAAGDAGGALGAALFVWYQLLGNKRESDNRRDKQSASLLGPRFTDGEIKKYLDSIGAKYHHYTDEKALIDKVAELMAQEKVIGLFQGRMEFGPRALGCRSIVGDARSTKMQSIMNLKIKFRESFRPFAPCVLREDVHEYFEMRPNEDSPYMLLVAPVREDKRTPHKDNGLFGIDKLHQIRSVVPAITHVDYSARVQTVDEERHGRLYHIMKRFKDKTGCPVIINTSFNVRSEPIVCYPENAYRCFKFTNMDVLVMENIVLLKEEQPGAREVDFDDYLKEFELD